A single region of the Vicia villosa cultivar HV-30 ecotype Madison, WI linkage group LG4, Vvil1.0, whole genome shotgun sequence genome encodes:
- the LOC131597657 gene encoding probable ribosome-binding factor A, chloroplastic encodes SFFNVPNLFISSLLFFFRAVTVQLYFLQTPPFAVLQTPPFTVLQTHLFAGRPLLCSPSPEIDGHLAFLRPRSEMLISDNVLLFAILPEALVGADTCLSSVTTITDVEITADLQVVKVYVLVFGDERGKQVAMAGLKSKAKYVRSHLGKRMKLRLTPEICFFEDESIKKGSRVIAILDEIKNEKSGTTQSAEQLDPL; translated from the exons TCCTTCTTTAATGTTCCAAatcttttcatttcttctcttcttttcttcttcagaGCCGTCACCGTACAGTTATACTTTCTCCAAACTCCTCCGTTCGCTGTCCTCCAAACTCCTCCGTTCACTGTCCTCCAAACTCATCTGTTCGCCGGCCGCCCACTCCTCTGTTCGCCTTCTCCCGAAATCGACGGTCATCTTGCCTTCCTCCGACCTCGTTCTGAAATGCTTATCTCCGATAATGTCTTGTTGTTTGCTATTCTTCCAGAAGCTTTAGTTGGGGCCGATACATGCCTTTCATCTGTCACCACCATCACCGACGTCGAAATCACCGCCGATTTACAG GTAGTTAAGGTGTATGTATTGGTTTTTGGAGATGAAAGAGGGAAGCAAGTAGCCATGGCTGGGTTGAAGTCAAAGGCTAAATATGTTCGGAGTCATTTGGGGAAGCGAATGAAGTTGCGGTTAACTCCTGAGATATGCTTTTTTGAGGATGAATCTATTAAGAAAGGAAGCAGG GTCATTGCAATATTAGATGAAATTAAGAATGAGAAGAGTGGAACAACTCAAAGCGCGGAACAGTTGGATCCATTATAA